The following coding sequences lie in one Euhalothece natronophila Z-M001 genomic window:
- a CDS encoding GspE/PulE family protein, producing the protein MAQNSSGNKRRTALTTLRDSSPFGNKLIQAGYANSQQIEQARQQLSQAEGKQSFAEVISSITGKELPPELYRQYKKHHLFELKIYYGVESLDPEVTNLEDYAIEELIDDVIPLDACRRYKLLPLAKRETRPPSLVVGMVNPDDLTAQDDLTRILRPKGLKPQRVVMTAEDYEKVITEYLDKQSAKQEEEAEEEQLDVTQDIANLDMEGLEESNEEADTDLENSLGNPQSAPIINVVNRMLIKALREGVSDIHVEPQEKYVRVRMRQDGVLQKSFDNLPLKIAPAIAARFKIMADLDIAERRMPQDGKIRRKYRGRNVDFRVSTLPSRYGEKIVLRILDNSATQLGLDKLITDQESLDTVREMASRPFGLILVTGPTGSGKSTTLYSVLAERNDPGVNISTAEDPIEYALPGITQVQVLREKGMDFASILRSFLRQDPDIILVGETRDKETAKTAIEAALTGHLVLTTLHTNDAAGAIARLDEMGVEPFMISGSLIGVLAQRLMRRVCDKCRIPYNPSQEELARFGLSAAKEEEITFYKANVLKPDEIEPARQKGKLCSKCNGTGYKGRAGVYEIMQMSETLQGLINSGAPTERIKEAAVEEGMKTLLAYSLNLVREGYTTLDEVERVTFTDSGLEAEIKAKRKSSLTCNTCQAELQPEWLECPYCLTPRFPEDN; encoded by the coding sequence ATGGCACAAAATTCATCAGGTAACAAACGTCGCACCGCCTTAACAACTTTACGGGATTCTTCTCCGTTTGGAAATAAATTAATCCAAGCTGGTTATGCCAATAGCCAGCAAATTGAACAAGCAAGACAACAATTATCACAAGCAGAAGGTAAGCAATCTTTTGCTGAAGTGATTTCTTCTATTACAGGCAAAGAATTACCCCCGGAACTTTACCGTCAATACAAGAAACACCATTTATTTGAACTCAAAATTTATTACGGGGTGGAATCTCTTGATCCTGAGGTGACAAACCTAGAAGACTATGCGATTGAAGAGTTAATTGATGATGTGATTCCCCTTGATGCTTGTCGCCGTTATAAGTTATTGCCTTTAGCGAAACGAGAGACACGCCCCCCTTCCTTAGTAGTAGGAATGGTTAACCCAGATGACCTAACAGCTCAGGATGATCTCACCCGCATTCTTCGTCCTAAGGGGTTAAAACCTCAGCGTGTGGTGATGACAGCTGAGGACTATGAAAAGGTCATTACCGAGTATTTAGATAAACAATCAGCTAAACAAGAAGAAGAAGCTGAAGAGGAGCAACTTGATGTTACTCAAGATATTGCTAACCTTGACATGGAAGGGTTAGAAGAGAGTAATGAAGAAGCAGATACCGATTTAGAAAATTCTTTAGGGAACCCTCAATCTGCCCCCATTATTAATGTTGTAAATCGAATGTTAATTAAGGCTTTGCGAGAAGGCGTTTCCGATATTCATGTGGAGCCACAAGAAAAGTATGTTCGTGTGCGGATGCGACAAGATGGGGTGTTACAAAAATCATTTGATAACTTACCACTCAAAATTGCTCCCGCGATCGCGGCACGTTTTAAGATTATGGCTGACTTAGACATTGCTGAGCGTCGAATGCCTCAAGATGGGAAAATTCGTCGTAAATATAGGGGGCGAAATGTTGACTTTCGAGTCAGTACCTTACCCAGTCGCTATGGCGAGAAAATTGTGTTGCGGATTTTAGATAATAGTGCCACCCAATTAGGACTGGATAAGCTCATTACTGACCAAGAGAGTCTTGATACAGTGCGAGAAATGGCAAGTCGTCCTTTTGGCTTAATTTTAGTAACAGGTCCCACTGGGTCAGGAAAATCCACTACTCTATATTCTGTGTTAGCCGAGCGCAATGATCCAGGCGTGAATATTAGCACTGCTGAAGACCCCATTGAATATGCTCTTCCCGGAATTACTCAGGTACAAGTATTGCGAGAAAAAGGCATGGACTTTGCCTCGATTTTACGGTCATTCTTGCGTCAAGACCCTGATATTATTCTGGTGGGAGAGACCCGAGATAAAGAAACCGCAAAAACAGCCATTGAAGCCGCATTAACAGGACACTTAGTATTAACGACATTACACACGAATGATGCCGCGGGCGCGATCGCGCGTTTAGATGAAATGGGAGTAGAACCTTTTATGATTTCAGGATCATTAATTGGGGTTCTAGCTCAACGTCTAATGCGTCGTGTTTGTGATAAATGTCGCATTCCCTATAACCCAAGTCAAGAAGAACTCGCTCGTTTTGGTTTATCGGCGGCAAAAGAAGAAGAAATAACCTTCTATAAAGCCAATGTCCTCAAACCTGATGAAATTGAACCCGCCCGTCAAAAAGGAAAACTCTGCTCTAAATGTAATGGCACTGGCTATAAAGGGCGAGCTGGTGTTTATGAAATTATGCAGATGAGCGAAACTTTGCAGGGGTTAATTAATAGTGGCGCACCCACAGAACGGATTAAAGAAGCGGCAGTAGAAGAAGGAATGAAAACCCTTCTTGCCTATAGTTTAAACTTAGTTCGGGAAGGATATACCACACTTGATGAAGTAGAACGAGTGACCTTTACTGACTCTGGCTTAGAAGCAGAAATTAAAGCTAAACGTAAAAGTTCTTTAACTTGTAATACTTGCCAGGCAGAACTACAACCAGAATGGTTAGAGTGTCCTTATTGTTTAACGCCACGTTTTCCAGAGGATAATTAA
- a CDS encoding type IV pilus twitching motility protein PilT, translating to MELMIEDLMEQLVEKGGSDMHIQAGAPVYFRYNGKLQPVGDEPLTPQETQRLIFSMLNNNQRKQLEQSWELDCSYGVKGLARFRVNVYKERGCYAACLRALSSKIPNYEKLGLPEVVKEMAGRPRGLILVTGPTGSGKTTTLAAILDMINRSRYEHVLTVEDPIEYVFPNEKCLFHQRQKGEDTKSFADALRAALREDPDIILVGELRDLETISLAVTAAETGHLVFGTLHTSSAAATVDRMVDVFPADQQEQIRAQLSGSLIAVFSQCLPKKQNPKPGEFGRALAQEIMVVTPAIANQIREGKTSQIYSSIQTGMKLGMQTMEQSLANWVNQGVISMEEALSKSSKPDELYRLTAGGAGKTKAKTNARR from the coding sequence ATGGAATTAATGATCGAAGACTTGATGGAACAGCTGGTGGAAAAAGGCGGTTCCGATATGCACATTCAAGCTGGCGCACCTGTTTATTTTCGCTATAACGGGAAACTGCAACCAGTTGGTGATGAACCCCTAACTCCTCAAGAAACCCAACGTTTAATTTTTAGTATGCTTAATAATAATCAACGTAAGCAACTAGAACAAAGTTGGGAATTAGATTGTTCTTATGGGGTAAAAGGACTGGCTCGTTTTCGGGTTAATGTTTATAAAGAACGGGGATGTTACGCCGCTTGTTTACGGGCTTTATCTTCAAAAATTCCGAATTATGAAAAGTTAGGGTTACCAGAAGTGGTTAAAGAAATGGCTGGTCGCCCTCGGGGGTTAATTTTAGTGACTGGCCCCACTGGTTCTGGGAAAACTACCACCCTAGCAGCGATTTTAGACATGATTAATCGTAGTCGCTATGAGCACGTTTTAACAGTAGAAGATCCTATTGAGTATGTTTTTCCCAATGAAAAATGTCTATTTCACCAACGACAAAAAGGGGAAGATACTAAAAGTTTTGCTGATGCTTTGAGAGCAGCTTTACGGGAAGACCCAGATATTATTCTTGTTGGTGAATTACGGGACTTAGAAACAATTTCTCTAGCGGTTACGGCAGCAGAAACTGGTCACTTAGTTTTTGGTACATTACATACCAGTTCTGCAGCGGCAACGGTTGACCGTATGGTGGATGTGTTTCCTGCCGACCAACAAGAGCAAATTCGCGCACAATTATCAGGTTCTTTAATTGCTGTATTCAGTCAATGTTTACCGAAAAAACAAAATCCCAAGCCTGGGGAATTTGGACGCGCTTTAGCCCAAGAAATTATGGTGGTTACTCCTGCCATTGCTAACCAAATTCGAGAAGGCAAAACCTCACAAATTTATTCCTCCATTCAAACTGGGATGAAACTAGGAATGCAAACCATGGAACAGTCATTAGCCAATTGGGTGAATCAAGGTGTGATTTCTATGGAGGAAGCCCTCTCTAAAAGCAGTAAACCAGATGAACTTTATCGTCTGACTGCAGGTGGCGCAGGTAAAACCAAAGCAAAAACAAATGCTCGTCGTTAG
- a CDS encoding type II secretion system F family protein, with translation MATYVVEVQDAKGKRTKEKVTAESPAQAQLLLRGKYPKIGRAKKAGLELDMDLSVIQERFSSVDVKDKAIFSRQFAAMVNAGVGIVRCLGVLAEQSGNPKMRKALTRINSDVQQGVNLSEAMSRHPQCFDQLYISMVEAGEAGGVLDEVLNRLAKLLEDIARLKGQIKSAMAYPVAVGIFAVAVFIGMTVFLIPIFADIFEGLGAELPALTQFMLNLSDLLRSPMVLIPIAIIGGTVFALRQYYKTPVGRLNIDSLILKIPLFGELTEKNAVARFCRIFGTLTRSGVPILNSLEIVRDTAGNQVYANAIEASKQEVQQGGMISLALQREGVFPPLAIQMMSIGEETGELDAMMMKVADFYEDEVEQAVKSLTSLIEPIMMVGVAVMVGVILLSMYLPMFEIFDQIQ, from the coding sequence ATGGCGACTTATGTAGTAGAAGTTCAGGACGCAAAGGGAAAACGCACTAAGGAAAAAGTAACCGCAGAATCACCAGCCCAAGCGCAATTACTGCTACGGGGAAAATATCCGAAAATCGGACGGGCAAAAAAAGCAGGCCTTGAGCTTGATATGGATCTATCCGTGATCCAAGAGCGTTTTAGTAGTGTCGATGTTAAAGATAAGGCAATTTTTTCCCGTCAGTTTGCAGCGATGGTCAATGCTGGAGTGGGAATTGTGCGCTGTTTGGGAGTGCTTGCGGAACAGTCGGGAAATCCGAAAATGCGTAAGGCTCTCACAAGAATTAATAGTGATGTGCAGCAGGGGGTGAATCTCTCTGAAGCAATGAGCAGACATCCTCAATGCTTTGATCAGCTTTATATCAGTATGGTGGAAGCAGGAGAAGCTGGTGGGGTACTCGATGAGGTACTAAACCGTCTTGCTAAGTTATTAGAGGATATTGCTCGCTTAAAAGGGCAAATTAAGTCAGCAATGGCTTATCCTGTGGCAGTTGGGATATTTGCCGTTGCGGTGTTTATTGGGATGACAGTGTTTTTGATTCCCATTTTTGCTGATATTTTTGAAGGGTTAGGGGCAGAGTTACCTGCGTTAACTCAGTTTATGTTGAACTTGAGTGATTTACTACGAAGCCCCATGGTATTGATTCCCATTGCGATTATTGGGGGAACTGTTTTTGCTCTCAGGCAATACTATAAAACACCCGTTGGACGGTTAAACATTGATTCGTTGATTTTAAAGATTCCTTTATTTGGAGAATTGACGGAAAAAAATGCAGTAGCTCGTTTCTGTCGAATTTTTGGAACTTTAACCCGCTCAGGGGTTCCCATTTTGAATAGCTTGGAGATTGTGCGCGATACTGCTGGCAATCAGGTTTATGCCAATGCCATTGAAGCCTCGAAACAGGAAGTACAACAGGGAGGCATGATTAGCCTTGCCCTACAACGAGAAGGGGTTTTCCCGCCACTTGCTATTCAAATGATGAGCATTGGGGAGGAAACCGGGGAATTGGATGCCATGATGATGAAAGTGGCTGATTTTTATGAAGATGAGGTGGAACAAGCGGTTAAATCGCTTACCAGTTTAATTGAACCGATTATGATGGTGGGAGTTGCTGTCATGGTGGGGGTCATTCTATTGTCAATGTATCTCCCCATGTTTGAAATCTTTGATCAAATTCAATAG